One region of Miscanthus floridulus cultivar M001 chromosome 19, ASM1932011v1, whole genome shotgun sequence genomic DNA includes:
- the LOC136526865 gene encoding protein DMP10-like, with the protein MPSKVADAESTAMPSAPNPGTATDKVMASTANLAQLLPTGTVLAYQALSPTFTNHGSCYPVNRWLTAVLVGVLAVLSLFFSFTDSIIGRDHKLYYGVATPRGFNVFNFSGEEEERGWALGELQRLRLRPLDYVHAFFTAVVFLTVAFSDVGLQRCFFSNASDNTNELLTNLPLGMAFLSSFVFLIFPTKRKGIGYNDTTPRQRAA; encoded by the coding sequence ATGCCTAGTAAGGTCGCCGATGCTGAATCCACGGCTATGCCGTCAGCACCCAATCCCGGGACTGCGACCGACAAGGTGATGGCAAGCACGGCGAACCTGGCGCAGCTCTTGCCGACTGGCACTGTGCTGGCGTACCAGGCGCTGTCTCCAACGTTCACAAACCATGGGAGTTGCTACCCGGTGAACAGGTGGCTCACCGCAGTGCTGGTCGGCGTCCTGGCTgttctctccctcttcttctcgttCACCGACAGCATCATCGGCCGTGACCACAAGCTCTACTATGGCGTGGCCACGCCCCGCGGCTTCAATGTGTTCAACTTCtccggggaggaggaggagcgggggTGGGCGCTCGGCGAGCTGCAGCGGCTGCGGCTCCGCCCGCTAGACTACGTGCATGCCTTCTTCACCGCCGTGGTGTTCCTCACCGTGGCGTTCAGCGACGTTGGGCTCCAGAGGTGCTTCTTCTCCAACGCTAGTGACAACACCAATGAGCTCCTCACCAACCTGCCGCTGGGGATGGCGTTCCTGTCCAGTTTTGTGTTCTTAATCTTCCCAACAAAGAGGAAGGGCATCGGCTACAACGATACCACACCCCGTCAGAGAGCAGCTTGA
- the LOC136525870 gene encoding xyloglucan endotransglucosylase/hydrolase protein 3-like codes for MASEVRAWHLLLVLLTWGASLGPAAGAAPAPPLNVNYVKDWGRLVYHGTEVDLILDQSTAARGGGFKSKSTYGSGFFHLRMKLPSGYTAGVVTTFYLISQPEDGTRDEVDFEFLGDKAGVPITLQTNFFVNGHGQREQRLHLWFDPSADFHDYKILWNPYLLVMFVDETPIRVMPNLRSTVPGYEFPTKPMLIRASIWDGSSWATDGGRTKVDWSKAPFTAGYQGFDVNGCATGSGTPCDSPGLWWNGAGYRDLTAQQRAAYEGVKKKYMIFDYCANKKGQITDPPPPPPPKQNASPTGDTTQRMAHCFVEALEACLAGTGSVLHRSLAALGTTTMLQGPEFLRVYR; via the exons ATGGCTTCCGAGGTGCGCGCATGGcatctcctcctcgtcctcctaacATGGGGTGCTAGCTTGGGGCCGGCAGCAGGGgcagcgccggcgccgccgctcaACGTCAATTATGTGAAGGACTGGGGGCGCCTGGTCTACCACGGGACTGAGGTTGATCTCATCTTGGATCAGAGCACCG CGGCTCGTGGTGGCGGGTTCAAGTCCAAGTCCACGTACGGGTCAGGGTTCTTCCACTTGAGGATGAAGCTGCCGTCCGGCTACACGGCCGGCGTCGTCACAACCTTCTAT CTTATTTCGCAGCCGGAAGACGGCACCCGTGACGAGGTGGACTTCGAGTTCCTGGGCGACAAGGCCGGCGTGCCCATCACCCTCCAAACCAACTTCTTCGTCAACGGCCACGGCCAGAGGGAGCAGCGGCTGCACCTCTGGTTCGACCCTTCCGCGGACTTCCATGACTACAAGATCCTGTGGAACCCCTACCTGCTCGT GATGTTCGTCGACGAGACGCCGATCCGGGTGATGCCCAACCTGAGGAGCACCGTGCCGGGGTACGAGTTCCCAACGAAGCCGATGCTGATCCGCGCGAGCATCTGGGACGGCTCCTCCTGGGCCACGGACGGCGGGCGAACCAAGGTGGACTGGTCCAAGGCACCGTTCACGGCTGGGTACCAGGGGTTCGACGTCAACGGCTGCGCCACCGGCAGCGGGACGCCGTGCGACTCGCCGGGCCTGTGGTGGAACGGCGCCGGCTACCGGGACCTCACCGCGCAGCAGCGGGCGGCCTACGAGGGCGTCAAGAAGAAGTACATGATCTTCGACTACTGCGCCAACAAGAAAG gacaaatcacagatccgccgccgccgccaccgccgaagcagaatgcGTCGCCGACGGGGGACACCACGCAGCGCATGGCGCACTGCTTCGTGGAGGCCCTGGAGGCGTGCCTCGCCGGCACGGGGAGCGTGCTGCACAGGTCGCTCGCGGCACTGGGCACGACGACCATGCTTCAGGGCCCGGAGTTCTTGAGGGTGTACCGGTAG